One window from the genome of [Mycobacterium] stephanolepidis encodes:
- a CDS encoding DUF6131 family protein: MIVLGIILIALGLLLPSLVPTFAFAHILLVLGVILLVVGVVLMVAGRTGHALGGRRHYY, translated from the coding sequence ATGATCGTTCTAGGCATCATCCTTATCGCCCTGGGGCTCCTTCTCCCCAGCCTTGTCCCTACCTTCGCCTTCGCCCACATACTTCTCGTCCTGGGGGTCATCCTCCTGGTCGTCGGCGTGGTCTTGATGGTCGCGGGACGGACAGGACACGCACTTGGCGGCCGGCGCCACTACTACTAA
- a CDS encoding CsbD family protein, whose protein sequence is MLRNPTLPAIVGTPEVCHDYPSATKVIEKHDDPCETTQPATHVRRHRGSRSPKRGESPHEHRQEDHLQAQAAAGSVKKYLGRTTGNSRLRVEGRVDQFEGNVKQAGEKVKDAFKH, encoded by the coding sequence GTGCTCCGCAACCCAACACTTCCGGCGATCGTAGGCACGCCAGAGGTCTGCCATGACTACCCTTCGGCCACCAAAGTGATTGAAAAACATGATGATCCCTGCGAAACGACGCAGCCAGCAACCCATGTGCGCCGTCATCGCGGCTCGCGATCACCCAAACGAGGGGAATCTCCACATGAGCATCGGCAAGAAGATCACCTACAAGCCCAAGCGGCAGCAGGCTCCGTCAAGAAGTACCTCGGCCGCACCACCGGCAATAGCCGCCTGCGCGTCGAGGGGCGCGTAGATCAGTTCGAGGGCAACGTCAAACAAGCAGGAGAGAAGGTCAAAGACGCGTTCAAACATTGA
- the arsC gene encoding arsenate reductase (glutaredoxin) (This arsenate reductase requires both glutathione and glutaredoxin to convert arsenate to arsenite, after which the efflux transporter formed by ArsA and ArsB can extrude the arsenite from the cell, providing resistance.), with translation MDATIYHNPRCTKSRQALTRLEEAGATVTVVKYLDDALTKAQLKKLIKDADLTVREAVRTGEAEYKELGLADASDDALLDAMVAHPRLIQRPFVVTAKGTRMARPTEAIDEIL, from the coding sequence GTGGACGCAACGATTTACCACAATCCCAGGTGCACGAAGTCCCGTCAGGCGCTGACACGTCTCGAAGAAGCGGGCGCCACCGTGACCGTCGTGAAGTACCTCGACGACGCACTGACCAAGGCGCAGCTTAAAAAGCTGATCAAGGACGCGGATCTCACTGTGCGTGAGGCGGTGCGCACCGGCGAGGCCGAGTACAAGGAGCTCGGTCTTGCGGATGCCTCCGATGACGCGCTCCTTGACGCCATGGTTGCCCATCCGCGGCTAATCCAGCGGCCATTCGTGGTGACCGCCAAGGGCACCCGGATGGCGCGCCCTACCGAGGCGATCGACGAGATCTTGTAG
- a CDS encoding LysR family transcriptional regulator → MQFRQLEYFVALARERHFARAASACYVSQPALSEAIRKLEHELGVPLVLRGSNFEGLTPEGERLVLWARRILADRDALEHEVTALRSGLTGELRLGVVPGAATRVALMADAFCAEHPLVRVRIESSLRSAEILDRIRRFELDAGVVYDDGLQTEGLELTRLYEERYVLVAGEGLLRDAPEPIDWSEALSLPMCLLHKGMRDRDRIDEAAAEHGLTVSPRLEADSVATLLALVGTGRWAAIVARTWFATVPAPAGTRVVELQTPRLGSPVALVRTAGEPASLLARALAQTAAPLDQL, encoded by the coding sequence ATGCAGTTCCGTCAGCTTGAATATTTCGTGGCGCTGGCGCGGGAACGACACTTCGCCCGCGCGGCGTCGGCATGCTACGTATCCCAGCCGGCACTGTCGGAGGCCATCCGGAAGCTCGAGCACGAGCTGGGCGTCCCGCTGGTACTGCGGGGGTCGAACTTTGAGGGCTTGACTCCGGAGGGAGAGCGCCTGGTCCTGTGGGCGCGAAGGATTCTCGCGGACCGTGACGCGCTGGAGCATGAGGTGACGGCCTTGCGCAGCGGACTCACCGGTGAGTTGCGGTTGGGTGTGGTGCCCGGGGCGGCCACCCGTGTGGCGCTGATGGCCGATGCGTTCTGTGCCGAACATCCGCTGGTGCGGGTGCGGATCGAGTCCAGCCTGCGGTCTGCGGAGATCCTGGACCGCATCCGCCGGTTCGAACTCGATGCGGGCGTGGTCTACGACGACGGGCTGCAGACCGAAGGGCTCGAGCTAACCCGGCTTTATGAGGAACGCTATGTGCTGGTGGCGGGCGAGGGGTTGTTGCGTGACGCCCCCGAGCCGATCGACTGGTCGGAGGCGCTAAGCCTGCCCATGTGCTTGTTGCACAAGGGGATGCGTGACCGTGATCGCATCGATGAGGCTGCTGCCGAGCATGGGCTCACAGTGTCGCCTCGCCTGGAGGCTGACTCCGTTGCGACACTGCTGGCCCTCGTCGGGACCGGTCGCTGGGCGGCCATCGTCGCACGGACCTGGTTCGCCACCGTACCTGCGCCGGCAGGTACTCGAGTCGTCGAGCTGCAGACACCGAGGCTCGGCTCGCCGGTCGCGCTGGTGCGTACCGCGGGCGAGCCCGCGTCGCTCTTGGCGCGCGCGCTGGCGCAGACGGCGGCACCGCTCGACCAGCTCTGA
- a CDS encoding NAD-dependent formate dehydrogenase, whose product MAKILCVLYPDPVTGYPPVYARDSIPVIGGYPDGQTLPTPSAIDFTPGELLGCVSGELGLRRYLEAQGHELVVTSDKDGPDSVFEKELPDADVVISQPFWPAYLSAERIARAPKLKLALTAGIGSDHVDLDAAIKAGITVAEVTYCNSISVAEHAVMQILALVRNYLPSHQWVVDGGWNIADSVERAYDLEGFDVGIIAAGRIGQAVMRRLKPFDVRLHYFDTRRLPAEVEQELGLTYHPDVHSLVGSVDIVDIHAPLHPQTYHLFDANLINSMRRGSYIVNTARAEIMVRDAVVDALRSGQLAGYAGDVWYPQPPAPDHPWRTMPHEAMTPHVSGTTLSAQARYAAGTREILEDFFERRPIRDEYLIVEGGQLAGTGAKSYTADGSASPGAGT is encoded by the coding sequence ATGGCGAAGATCTTGTGTGTGCTCTACCCCGACCCGGTGACGGGTTATCCGCCCGTATACGCCCGGGATTCGATCCCGGTCATCGGCGGCTATCCCGATGGGCAGACTCTGCCTACCCCGTCGGCCATCGATTTCACCCCGGGTGAACTGCTGGGATGTGTATCCGGGGAGCTCGGCCTGCGCCGCTACCTGGAGGCGCAGGGGCACGAGCTTGTGGTTACCTCCGACAAAGATGGGCCCGACTCGGTGTTCGAGAAGGAGCTGCCAGACGCCGATGTGGTTATCTCCCAGCCCTTCTGGCCCGCATATCTCAGTGCGGAGCGAATTGCCAGGGCGCCCAAGCTGAAGCTGGCGTTGACGGCGGGTATCGGTTCGGACCATGTTGACCTGGATGCGGCGATCAAGGCGGGCATCACTGTCGCGGAGGTGACGTACTGCAACAGCATCAGTGTGGCCGAGCATGCCGTCATGCAGATCCTGGCGCTGGTGCGCAACTACCTGCCGTCGCACCAGTGGGTGGTCGACGGCGGCTGGAACATCGCAGACAGCGTTGAGCGCGCCTACGACCTTGAGGGATTCGATGTCGGCATCATCGCGGCGGGGCGCATCGGGCAGGCAGTAATGCGTCGGCTCAAGCCATTTGACGTGCGGCTGCACTACTTTGACACTCGTCGGCTGCCTGCCGAGGTGGAACAGGAGCTAGGGCTCACCTATCACCCGGACGTGCACTCCCTGGTCGGCTCCGTCGACATCGTCGACATCCATGCTCCGCTGCACCCACAGACTTATCACCTGTTCGACGCGAACCTGATCAACTCCATGCGACGCGGCTCGTACATCGTGAACACCGCGCGTGCCGAGATCATGGTTCGCGATGCGGTGGTCGATGCGTTGCGGAGCGGACAGCTGGCGGGTTACGCCGGCGACGTCTGGTACCCGCAGCCGCCCGCCCCCGATCATCCGTGGCGCACCATGCCCCACGAGGCCATGACGCCGCATGTCTCCGGCACCACGCTGTCGGCGCAGGCCAGGTATGCGGCCGGTACCCGGGAAATCCTCGAAGACTTCTTTGAGCGGCGGCCCATCCGTGACGAATACCTGATCGTCGAGGGCGGCCAGCTGGCTGGAACCGGAGCCAAGTCCTACACAGCGGATGGGTCGGCCAGCCCCGGCGCGGGCACCTAG
- a CDS encoding DUF4345 family protein has translation MSHNASLRKAAAGFYAGIGIFALVKPALVPQMFGGDAPTSESRTEVRAVYGGIPLAFALALAQAGDDGARSAGLRAAVRYASYGMGLTRLLSGGLERRVRPWPTGFFAALEIAVGAALTERSNA, from the coding sequence ATGAGTCACAACGCATCACTGCGCAAAGCGGCAGCCGGGTTTTATGCGGGAATCGGCATCTTCGCCCTTGTGAAACCCGCCCTGGTGCCACAGATGTTCGGCGGCGACGCACCGACCAGTGAATCCCGCACCGAGGTTCGCGCCGTGTACGGAGGCATCCCCTTGGCCTTCGCGTTGGCCTTGGCGCAGGCCGGTGATGACGGCGCGCGATCAGCGGGTCTTCGTGCTGCTGTCCGTTACGCCAGTTATGGCATGGGGCTGACCCGATTGTTGTCGGGCGGGTTAGAACGGCGAGTGCGGCCATGGCCCACAGGGTTTTTCGCAGCGCTGGAAATCGCTGTGGGCGCGGCACTCACCGAGCGGTCCAATGCCTGA
- a CDS encoding acetyl-CoA C-acyltransferase, which produces MTAPAQRRAVIVAGARTPFVRAFGDFTRIDTIALADEAVRGLLDNTKISSNEIEAIVWGGVILPAGAPNIAREIALDLKLGHGVEGHTVTRACASGLQAITTAAAAIERGEYDVIIAGGSDSTSNAGVNLPQKLIHAAAPLALGKPKPKDYFDAALSLAPFTGLLPRRPKIEERTTGEVMGESADKMAKIHGITREAQDEFAVRSHHRAAAAIKSGRFDREVVPVNGVTRDGLVRENTSVEKLAMLKPVFNRDGTVTAGNASPLTDGAAAVLLMSEEKARALGLQPLAAIRSWSYVSVDPADEVLIGPAISMPRALEKAGMTLADIDYVDIHEAFAAQTLSVLEALGSKKWAADRLGRSEAVGTPDIDKVNVHGGSVSIGHPFGATGARMVTTMANELALSGKSTALLGICAAGGHGASAVLERVE; this is translated from the coding sequence ATGACCGCACCTGCTCAGCGTCGCGCCGTCATCGTCGCGGGCGCGCGCACTCCCTTTGTCCGTGCTTTCGGTGACTTCACCCGCATCGACACCATCGCATTGGCCGACGAAGCCGTGCGAGGTCTGCTCGATAACACCAAGATCTCCTCGAATGAGATTGAGGCCATCGTCTGGGGCGGGGTGATCCTGCCGGCGGGTGCGCCGAACATCGCTCGTGAGATCGCACTCGACCTCAAGCTCGGGCACGGCGTCGAGGGGCATACCGTCACCCGTGCGTGTGCCTCCGGCCTGCAGGCCATCACCACGGCGGCCGCGGCGATCGAGCGCGGTGAGTACGACGTCATTATTGCCGGCGGTTCCGACTCCACCTCCAATGCCGGAGTCAACTTGCCGCAGAAGCTCATTCACGCGGCCGCCCCTCTGGCGCTGGGTAAGCCAAAACCAAAGGACTACTTCGACGCGGCCCTGAGCCTGGCGCCGTTCACCGGACTGCTGCCGCGGCGACCCAAGATCGAAGAGCGGACCACCGGTGAGGTGATGGGGGAGTCTGCCGACAAGATGGCCAAGATCCACGGCATTACCCGCGAGGCGCAGGACGAGTTCGCGGTGCGCTCGCACCATCGCGCAGCTGCCGCCATCAAGTCGGGACGCTTCGACCGCGAGGTGGTGCCCGTCAACGGCGTGACCCGTGACGGCCTGGTCCGCGAGAACACCAGCGTCGAGAAACTCGCAATGCTCAAACCGGTCTTCAATCGCGACGGCACGGTGACCGCAGGTAACGCCAGCCCGCTGACCGACGGCGCTGCCGCGGTGCTGCTGATGAGCGAGGAGAAGGCGCGGGCGCTCGGTCTGCAACCGCTGGCCGCCATCCGGTCCTGGAGCTATGTCAGCGTCGACCCAGCCGACGAGGTGCTTATCGGGCCCGCCATCTCAATGCCGCGAGCCTTGGAGAAGGCAGGGATGACCCTTGCCGACATCGACTACGTCGACATTCACGAAGCCTTTGCCGCGCAGACTCTTTCAGTGCTGGAGGCCCTCGGTTCCAAGAAGTGGGCGGCCGATCGGCTCGGGCGCTCCGAGGCCGTGGGTACGCCCGATATCGACAAGGTGAATGTGCACGGCGGCTCGGTATCGATAGGCCACCCGTTCGGCGCCACCGGCGCCCGCATGGTCACCACCATGGCCAACGAGCTCGCGCTCAGTGGGAAGAGCACCGCGCTGTTGGGCATTTGCGCGGCCGGTGGTCACGGCGCCAGCGCCGTGCTTGAACGCGTGGAGTGA
- a CDS encoding mannan-binding protein — MRISQLLVRGVAGACAVALAISSAPLASASAQSFCGELGGNFDGLYCHTVVTSPRKADRDIKVAIPELVDSNPAIREYLRNLYNNWKAKGADMIQDSYGEENFQIFNHGSTTSIVFHEDYHANGPQVNNAYRTFNYDGGKRLVLADILKGGDLNAIPPIAEPFIIEALDRAAPGHTPQTYPFTPDRWTPDKVYSGAYKAWALTPDELIIYMPDYPVAHDYPIDYSPGQRVYSMDGGTVEAHIPIGAIAPILKPGYGG, encoded by the coding sequence ATGCGGATTTCTCAACTCTTGGTCCGAGGGGTTGCCGGGGCGTGTGCCGTCGCGCTGGCGATCAGCAGCGCGCCGTTGGCGTCAGCGTCGGCGCAGTCCTTCTGCGGCGAGCTCGGCGGCAACTTCGACGGGCTCTACTGCCACACGGTGGTGACCTCGCCGCGTAAGGCAGATCGCGATATCAAGGTCGCCATCCCCGAATTGGTGGACAGCAACCCCGCCATCCGTGAGTACCTGCGCAACTTGTACAACAACTGGAAAGCCAAGGGCGCTGACATGATTCAGGACAGCTATGGCGAGGAGAACTTCCAGATCTTCAACCACGGCAGCACCACGTCCATCGTTTTTCACGAGGATTACCACGCCAACGGCCCGCAGGTGAACAACGCCTACCGGACGTTCAACTACGACGGCGGTAAGCGCCTGGTGCTCGCCGACATTCTCAAGGGTGGCGATCTGAACGCCATCCCGCCGATCGCCGAGCCCTTCATCATCGAGGCACTGGACCGGGCGGCGCCGGGGCACACCCCGCAGACCTATCCGTTCACGCCCGACCGGTGGACTCCGGACAAGGTGTACTCCGGCGCGTACAAGGCCTGGGCGCTGACACCGGACGAGCTGATCATCTACATGCCGGATTACCCAGTTGCCCATGACTATCCGATCGATTACTCCCCGGGTCAGCGGGTGTACTCGATGGACGGCGGCACTGTGGAAGCGCACATCCCGATTGGCGCCATCGCCCCGATCCTGAAGCCCGGGTACGGAGGCTAG
- a CDS encoding DUF3329 domain-containing protein, whose translation MTKDDVDSTSDAEADKVDEKDTADTAAETDQTDTDEPDDVDATDESDAQAAGADDDADSSGTSSWVRYAAIGALAAILVGALVFSGVVGAKVWKQHQIDAAGEQAQAVAVAYTEVLTSVESDKIDENFRQILNGATGKFKDDFTQASIQLRQLLIDNKSGAEGKVVNSAIESKSTDKVVILMMVDQSVKNVNVRDQRVDKNRMKITMVKIDGRWLASDLTYL comes from the coding sequence ATGACCAAAGATGACGTCGATTCAACAAGCGACGCCGAGGCGGACAAGGTCGACGAGAAAGACACCGCGGACACTGCCGCGGAAACCGACCAGACCGACACCGACGAGCCGGACGACGTCGACGCGACAGACGAGTCTGATGCGCAAGCAGCCGGTGCCGATGACGATGCGGATTCTTCCGGAACGTCCTCGTGGGTGCGTTACGCCGCGATCGGAGCCTTGGCGGCAATCCTGGTCGGAGCTCTCGTGTTCTCGGGTGTGGTGGGCGCGAAGGTGTGGAAACAGCACCAGATCGACGCGGCCGGAGAGCAGGCACAGGCAGTCGCGGTCGCCTACACAGAGGTCTTGACCAGCGTCGAATCCGACAAAATCGACGAGAACTTCCGGCAGATCCTCAACGGAGCGACCGGCAAGTTCAAGGACGATTTCACCCAGGCAAGCATCCAACTGCGGCAGCTGCTCATCGACAACAAGTCGGGAGCAGAGGGCAAAGTCGTGAACTCGGCGATCGAGTCCAAGTCCACGGACAAAGTCGTGATACTGATGATGGTCGATCAGAGCGTCAAGAACGTTAATGTGCGGGATCAACGTGTCGACAAGAATCGAATGAAGATCACGATGGTGAAGATCGACGGTCGCTGGCTCGCAAGCGACCTGACGTACCTCTAG
- a CDS encoding MlaD family protein, translating to MINALANGLVGTIRAGHRKRMLLSGIALATVLLVAIAYLTVGALRVSPFSGTYRVKVQLPESGGLLPNQDVALRGVKVGTVQSLAITPQGVDAVAEIQSKYKIPVSAKVRVTGLSPAGEQYINFEGVSDQGPFLKDGAVISEGAQVPVTLAKLLADADGLLAQVDPKKLELIKKELSLSKEGPRKLTEIIDGGTFLLSTLDSVLPETTSLLKTSRVVLTLAADKNSGIKATANELGRTLRGVDKMQNGYRTLVDQTPKTLGAVDNLFADNSDTMVTLLGNLATASRLLYLRVPALNALFPNYRASVFDALMSIMHDGGIWATADLYPRYVCDYPTPRLPLSAADYPEPFLYANYCADTDPAVLIRGAKNAPRPAGDDTAGPPMGADMGKKADPTPKGRFQVPTTYGGPTLPIEPPS from the coding sequence GTGATCAACGCCCTCGCCAATGGCCTGGTCGGCACGATTCGGGCCGGGCATCGCAAGCGGATGCTGCTCTCGGGCATCGCGCTGGCCACCGTGCTGTTGGTCGCGATCGCCTACCTCACGGTGGGCGCCTTGCGCGTCAGCCCGTTCTCGGGCACGTACCGCGTCAAGGTGCAGCTTCCGGAATCGGGCGGTCTACTGCCGAATCAGGATGTCGCGCTGCGCGGCGTCAAGGTGGGCACGGTGCAGTCGTTGGCGATCACGCCGCAGGGTGTCGACGCGGTCGCCGAGATCCAGTCGAAGTACAAGATCCCCGTTTCCGCGAAGGTGCGCGTCACCGGCCTGTCACCCGCCGGCGAGCAATACATCAACTTCGAGGGCGTATCGGATCAGGGTCCGTTCCTCAAGGACGGCGCCGTGATCTCCGAGGGTGCGCAGGTGCCGGTGACGTTGGCCAAGCTGTTGGCCGATGCCGACGGTCTGCTGGCGCAGGTGGATCCCAAAAAGCTCGAGCTCATCAAGAAGGAACTGAGCCTGAGCAAGGAAGGCCCACGCAAGCTCACCGAGATCATCGACGGTGGCACCTTCTTGCTGAGCACCCTGGATTCGGTGCTGCCCGAGACCACCAGCCTGCTCAAGACCAGCCGGGTGGTGCTCACCTTGGCCGCCGACAAGAACTCGGGCATCAAGGCCACCGCGAACGAACTGGGCCGCACCCTGCGCGGCGTGGACAAGATGCAAAACGGCTACCGCACCCTCGTCGATCAAACCCCGAAGACCCTCGGCGCGGTGGACAACCTGTTCGCCGACAACTCGGACACCATGGTGACTCTGCTGGGTAACCTCGCGACCGCCTCACGGCTGCTCTACCTGCGCGTTCCTGCCCTTAACGCACTGTTTCCCAACTACCGGGCCTCTGTGTTCGACGCACTGATGAGCATCATGCACGACGGTGGAATCTGGGCCACGGCAGATCTGTACCCGCGCTACGTCTGCGACTACCCGACACCGCGGCTGCCGCTGTCGGCCGCCGATTATCCCGAGCCGTTCCTCTACGCCAACTACTGCGCCGACACGGATCCGGCGGTCCTGATTCGCGGCGCCAAGAATGCGCCGCGCCCAGCTGGAGACGACACCGCCGGACCTCCCATGGGAGCCGATATGGGGAAGAAGGCCGATCCGACACCGAAGGGCCGCTTCCAGGTACCAACCACCTATGGTGGACCGACACTGCCGATCGAACCGCCAAGTTGA
- a CDS encoding MlaD family protein → MATRKRPAAMSTATILAATVLSGCGTNGLGDLPLPAPGVGSGGYHLTALFSNILNLPNSAKVKLAGADVGQVDDMRVSNYTAITTLRIIHGVRLPKGSTAELRSATPLGDVFVSIRPPAGATSDSPVLKEGDTIGLDSTMAAATVESVLSSAALVSNGGAVRNLTNVINGFGKATGDQGQAFGDLIKDSNRLLGTLNTRSAQISDALTQTSQLADQLDTKNQTLTDIVKEADPATEALAANTAQLSQLVLQIGATTKQLQKFPSIAGTDTSGHSIIKDANTIAKSWNDIAQDPTIDINGLNRQITTLIKSTPSNAISVRVSIDKLVLGSIPDAGFKGDIGSHGPKRYNWAQLVGSFKYTLWRLQERVVGKGVDGEDVPMRPSPTEPGVIERVPGPPPGAAPPATPNPGAPVPPGQAEPASAPAPGVVPPSATAPVPATGPAPGPEVMGQ, encoded by the coding sequence ATGGCTACACGCAAGCGGCCGGCAGCGATGAGCACGGCGACGATCCTGGCCGCCACCGTTCTGTCCGGTTGTGGAACCAACGGTCTGGGAGATCTCCCATTGCCCGCCCCCGGCGTCGGATCGGGCGGCTACCACCTGACGGCACTCTTCTCGAACATCCTGAACCTGCCGAATAGCGCCAAGGTGAAGCTGGCCGGCGCGGATGTCGGCCAGGTCGACGACATGCGGGTGAGTAACTACACCGCGATCACCACCTTGCGCATCATCCATGGAGTCCGACTCCCCAAGGGCAGCACCGCCGAGCTGCGTTCCGCGACACCGCTCGGCGACGTCTTCGTCTCGATTCGTCCCCCGGCCGGCGCCACCTCGGACTCGCCCGTCCTCAAGGAGGGCGACACCATCGGCCTCGATTCGACGATGGCCGCCGCGACGGTGGAATCCGTGCTCAGCTCGGCGGCGCTCGTCTCCAACGGGGGCGCCGTACGCAACCTGACCAACGTCATCAATGGTTTCGGTAAGGCGACCGGCGATCAGGGCCAGGCATTCGGCGATCTGATCAAGGACTCCAATCGCCTGCTGGGAACGTTGAATACGCGATCCGCGCAGATCTCTGATGCTCTCACCCAGACCTCGCAGTTGGCCGACCAGCTCGACACCAAGAACCAAACTCTCACCGACATCGTGAAAGAGGCCGATCCAGCCACCGAGGCTCTCGCCGCCAACACCGCGCAGCTCTCGCAGCTGGTTCTTCAGATCGGTGCCACCACCAAGCAGCTGCAGAAGTTCCCATCGATCGCAGGCACCGATACCAGCGGACACAGCATCATCAAGGATGCGAACACGATCGCCAAGTCGTGGAACGACATCGCGCAGGACCCGACAATTGATATCAACGGCCTCAACCGGCAGATCACCACGCTCATCAAATCCACCCCCAGCAATGCGATTTCGGTGCGCGTCAGTATCGACAAGTTGGTCCTGGGATCGATCCCCGATGCCGGGTTCAAGGGCGATATCGGTTCGCACGGACCCAAGCGCTACAACTGGGCTCAGCTGGTCGGCTCCTTCAAGTACACGCTGTGGCGCCTCCAGGAACGCGTCGTGGGCAAGGGTGTGGACGGCGAGGATGTTCCGATGCGGCCGAGTCCGACCGAACCCGGCGTGATCGAGCGCGTGCCCGGCCCGCCGCCAGGAGCCGCCCCGCCGGCGACACCCAACCCGGGTGCTCCGGTGCCGCCGGGACAAGCCGAACCCGCGTCGGCGCCTGCTCCTGGCGTCGTTCCCCCCTCCGCAACGGCGCCCGTTCCCGCCACTGGCCCCGCCCCCGGACCGGAGGTGATGGGCCAGTGA